In one Sporocytophaga myxococcoides genomic region, the following are encoded:
- a CDS encoding glucuronyl esterase domain-containing protein has product MRMKTSAFLLFLNIALFNNLFGQVPLVFDVENRTATGCNTAPGNTNTSNTYLPDPFSFTYGGRVATFDDWTCRRNQIKSDIEQYEIGPKPPKPSNVTATYAGGKLTVTVVENGQTLKLESNVNIPSGTGPFPVVIGMNAPSGQLSASLFSGVIQIPFNHDQVVSYGGGSGSINANDPYFKLYPSTNIGKYSAWSWGISRLIDGIEIVKSQMNADPKRICVTGCSYAGKMALFGGAFDERVALTIAQESGGGGINSWRMSQAFTSRTGTNVEKIDNTNYSWFKSSMKNLNPNTLPHDHHELIAMIAPRAFLALGNPGFEWLGDESGYKSCMAALEVWKAMGVEDRFGFDFTGGHNHCAAATTQNNSSTAFINKFLKNTSANTNIRINPSQSGFNLALTSVINWTTPTITFTQVNPNAPSVVLTSNVTGTSPEAPASILLTAAVTDANNNVTKVEFFNGTNKLGEDFTAPYNLQLHELPAGTYSFTAKATDAENLNGTSAAITVIVKAPPFKIQKTSIAPVIDGTEEPGIWDNPLISSIEAKNILVGTISSASDLSGNAKFLWDNSYLYAFVTVTDNTKQNDSQNSYDDDAVEIYLDINNDKASTYGANDVQYTFGWNDGTTVGVLPAGRSTSGITYSAVSTPTGYVVEVRIPWATVQASPAENQLLGLEFMINDDDNGGTRDKKIAWSSTTDNAWQDPSLFGVAKLADEVITSFEEQYSSSNFLAYPNPFNAEFNIEAKGYFTYQLMNQMGQVLESGQINDKAALMTQNYAKGMYLLKFTQNDKSRVIKLVKE; this is encoded by the coding sequence ATGAGAATGAAGACAAGTGCATTTTTGCTATTCCTGAACATTGCACTATTCAATAATTTGTTCGGGCAGGTTCCCCTTGTATTTGATGTAGAAAACAGAACAGCTACAGGATGTAATACTGCTCCGGGAAACACAAATACTTCCAACACCTATTTACCAGATCCTTTCTCTTTTACTTATGGTGGAAGAGTGGCAACTTTTGATGATTGGACCTGTAGAAGAAATCAAATCAAATCGGACATTGAACAGTATGAAATAGGGCCAAAGCCTCCTAAACCTTCTAATGTGACTGCTACTTATGCAGGTGGGAAACTTACTGTAACTGTTGTTGAAAATGGCCAGACATTAAAATTAGAATCTAATGTAAACATCCCTTCCGGTACTGGTCCTTTCCCTGTAGTAATTGGGATGAACGCTCCTTCTGGTCAGTTAAGTGCAAGCCTTTTTTCCGGAGTTATACAGATTCCTTTTAATCATGACCAGGTAGTTTCTTATGGTGGTGGATCAGGAAGTATCAATGCAAATGATCCTTACTTTAAATTGTATCCAAGCACAAACATTGGTAAATATAGCGCATGGTCTTGGGGAATAAGCCGTTTAATTGATGGAATTGAAATTGTAAAATCACAAATGAACGCTGATCCTAAAAGAATTTGTGTGACAGGTTGTAGCTATGCTGGTAAAATGGCTTTGTTCGGTGGTGCTTTTGATGAGAGAGTGGCATTAACAATAGCTCAGGAATCCGGTGGTGGAGGTATTAACTCGTGGAGAATGTCTCAGGCATTTACATCCAGAACAGGCACTAATGTTGAGAAAATAGATAATACAAACTATAGCTGGTTTAAGTCCAGTATGAAAAACTTAAACCCAAATACATTGCCTCATGACCATCATGAGCTTATAGCGATGATTGCACCAAGGGCTTTCTTAGCATTGGGAAATCCTGGCTTTGAGTGGCTGGGAGATGAATCTGGTTATAAGTCTTGCATGGCAGCTCTTGAAGTATGGAAAGCTATGGGAGTAGAAGATAGATTCGGATTTGATTTTACAGGTGGTCACAATCATTGTGCTGCTGCAACTACTCAGAATAACTCAAGCACAGCTTTCATTAATAAGTTCCTAAAAAATACAAGTGCCAATACAAATATCAGAATTAATCCTTCACAAAGTGGATTTAATTTGGCTCTAACATCTGTAATAAACTGGACTACTCCGACAATTACATTTACTCAGGTTAATCCTAATGCTCCTTCTGTTGTATTAACATCGAATGTTACTGGTACCAGTCCTGAAGCTCCAGCTTCCATACTTTTGACAGCAGCTGTAACGGATGCAAATAACAATGTAACAAAAGTGGAGTTCTTTAATGGAACGAATAAACTTGGAGAAGACTTTACTGCTCCATACAACCTCCAATTGCATGAATTACCGGCTGGCACATACTCATTTACGGCAAAAGCAACAGATGCAGAAAATTTAAATGGAACCTCTGCAGCGATTACTGTCATTGTAAAAGCTCCTCCATTTAAAATTCAAAAGACTTCAATAGCTCCTGTCATCGATGGTACTGAGGAGCCTGGCATTTGGGACAACCCTCTTATTTCTTCTATAGAAGCCAAAAATATTTTAGTTGGCACAATTTCTTCAGCAAGCGATTTGAGTGGAAATGCTAAATTTTTATGGGATAACTCTTATTTGTATGCATTCGTCACTGTAACTGACAATACCAAACAAAATGATAGTCAGAACTCTTATGATGATGATGCTGTTGAGATCTATCTGGACATTAACAATGATAAGGCCTCTACTTATGGTGCCAATGATGTTCAATATACTTTTGGATGGAATGATGGAACTACCGTTGGAGTTTTACCAGCAGGCAGGTCTACAAGTGGTATTACTTATAGCGCAGTGAGTACACCAACTGGTTATGTTGTAGAGGTACGTATCCCTTGGGCCACTGTGCAGGCATCTCCAGCAGAAAATCAATTATTGGGCCTTGAGTTTATGATCAATGATGATGATAACGGAGGGACAAGAGATAAGAAAATCGCCTGGTCTTCAACCACTGACAATGCATGGCAAGATCCGTCTTTGTTTGGAGTAGCAAAGTTAGCAGATGAAGTTATCACCAGTTTTGAGGAGCAATACTCTTCATCTAATTTCCTTGCCTATCCTAATCCTTTTAATGCTGAGTTTAACATTGAAGCTAAAGGATATTTTACTTACCAATTGATGAACCAAATGGGGCAAGTATTAGAATCCGGTCAAATAAATGATAAGGCAGCGCTTATGACACAAAACTATGCAAAGGGCATGTACCTTTTAAAATTTACTCAAAACGACAAATCCAGAGTTATCAAATTAGTAAAAGAGTAA
- a CDS encoding T9SS type A sorting domain-containing protein, which produces MNKVLVLSLMLLVSLFHSNTSFSQCGSQTATIVNQCPNQSPQLSIPTAVPGTDYIWTVGGSKYGQGYDFTYQSPLTSPTIISYQEQINQTGGPSKGGTPPYAMPASGTSILNNGYSVSVNSTTDFRLNAITVPIKLYYCDPNATYRLKVIVGPTATPTAASVWHTFKCSDLISTTEGQTYLVPIKVNTSPTDPGLTIPAGSTTISVIYSDATNPAGTSDISGLVAFPTTTFNNSYSIGSTTISHSTTTNRPAFLDWNITTLCPAVAVNVSPTASASCCVPGNVTAPSINTSTGTNIIDTDPISPALTLSTPLQVGYYYQWFKNGQALTAPLQNDNEINVTTSGQYTVRVVEKLADINKTSCYKTDVEMVSKRILFAQTDKISLCLGETAKLNALGATGNTAGSIIWSGASGISNVNAKNPTFLPVSIGTHTLEVDAEVPVGNQVINGDFELFTVGDASPGFTHSSYYNFINPANAVNGTDANTFFGIPNRKGISWLQNGNFSIYNYVFSNNDGYTGIKPCPDHTTGTGNLLFTDAAAKNIPAGTPFTDTYIWSQQVTLEAGQEYEFAAWFTNANTEYCVCTDPFDGTVNGVKTPSGQPQINLYVNDQLVNPTPITIAGATCQWQKVSYKYTATTSGTATIKISEISRADAGNDFAMDDISFGAPGRQKHTVTIDVTDCDDLNATTLCNAGELTLEATSSNGFFTKWTHTDNGGVTSSTTIDKPNDAITTAEPVATTDRYTAEFKFVRGNQIGNPDYSLTTKNGSNMTDRTNLPGTYGLSNGEYIIGKNPSAFSNTQDKIYTSVSDHTTGSASSFDYFSGSGVYSAGHEIVFSQTIAVTNGEEYGFSVWLANIHNEFTKANPDTSNNAKTTKLDLYVGGIPVKRFTLPLNTSWNNFGYNFIAAITGNLTVELRVPNLNLQKAAAFAMDDIQIGKVDTKIIDVLPDPNCTLPVSYLYVNVERNGAQIHMEWATAQEKDADFFIIEKSKDGVNFSATGTIKAKGNSTSANKYIYSESASGDYNYYRIKQTDLDGKFEYSKIFFVSGIIHDDLIVYPNPSSTSFTIKANSNEGETLLIKIIDTKGSELANFAQQANESITIGSDFLPGVYILEVLGGTQLWRKRIVKQ; this is translated from the coding sequence ATGAATAAGGTCCTTGTTTTGTCATTAATGTTGCTTGTTTCTTTGTTTCATTCAAATACAAGTTTCAGCCAATGCGGGTCCCAAACGGCAACTATTGTCAATCAATGTCCCAATCAGTCTCCTCAGTTATCCATTCCTACTGCAGTTCCGGGAACTGATTATATATGGACAGTTGGGGGATCGAAATACGGCCAGGGATATGACTTCACCTATCAGTCTCCTTTGACCTCACCAACAATTATAAGCTATCAGGAGCAAATTAATCAAACAGGAGGCCCGTCAAAAGGAGGGACTCCGCCTTATGCGATGCCTGCATCAGGAACTTCTATATTAAACAATGGTTATTCAGTTTCTGTAAATTCAACAACTGATTTCAGATTAAATGCTATTACTGTACCTATAAAACTTTATTACTGTGATCCAAATGCAACATACAGGTTAAAGGTAATAGTTGGACCAACTGCCACTCCAACCGCTGCTTCAGTCTGGCATACATTTAAATGTTCTGACCTTATCAGCACCACAGAAGGTCAGACTTATCTTGTACCTATTAAAGTAAATACCAGCCCAACAGATCCGGGGCTTACAATTCCTGCAGGATCAACTACTATATCTGTTATATACAGCGATGCAACCAATCCTGCAGGAACATCAGATATCAGCGGATTGGTGGCATTTCCCACTACAACGTTCAATAACTCCTATTCTATAGGATCAACAACAATTTCTCATTCAACAACAACCAACAGGCCTGCCTTTCTTGACTGGAATATTACAACTCTTTGTCCTGCAGTTGCAGTAAATGTCAGTCCTACAGCGTCTGCCAGTTGTTGCGTTCCCGGAAACGTTACTGCTCCATCCATTAATACAAGTACCGGAACTAATATTATTGATACTGATCCTATTTCGCCGGCATTAACTTTAAGTACTCCTTTGCAAGTCGGCTATTATTATCAATGGTTTAAAAACGGACAAGCTTTAACAGCTCCACTACAAAACGATAACGAAATAAACGTTACAACTTCGGGGCAATATACTGTGAGGGTTGTAGAAAAACTTGCTGACATCAATAAAACATCATGTTATAAAACGGATGTAGAAATGGTGTCCAAAAGAATATTGTTTGCTCAAACAGACAAAATTTCGCTATGTCTGGGAGAAACTGCCAAGCTTAATGCTTTAGGCGCCACAGGGAATACTGCGGGATCTATAATCTGGTCCGGAGCAAGTGGTATAAGCAATGTCAATGCAAAAAATCCGACCTTTTTACCGGTATCCATTGGAACACACACTTTGGAAGTTGACGCGGAGGTGCCTGTAGGGAATCAGGTAATTAATGGAGATTTTGAGTTATTTACTGTAGGGGACGCATCTCCCGGATTTACACATAGTTCTTATTACAACTTTATCAATCCGGCTAATGCAGTAAACGGAACAGATGCCAATACCTTTTTCGGGATTCCAAACAGAAAGGGGATATCATGGCTACAAAATGGAAATTTCTCCATCTACAATTATGTATTTTCCAATAATGATGGATATACTGGGATAAAGCCTTGTCCAGACCATACAACCGGAACAGGGAATTTACTATTTACAGATGCTGCCGCAAAGAATATACCGGCAGGAACGCCATTTACAGATACCTATATCTGGTCACAGCAAGTAACACTGGAAGCGGGACAGGAATATGAATTTGCAGCATGGTTTACAAACGCAAATACTGAATATTGTGTATGCACCGACCCCTTTGATGGTACAGTAAATGGGGTTAAAACACCGAGCGGACAACCGCAGATAAATCTTTATGTAAATGATCAACTTGTTAATCCAACTCCCATAACAATTGCAGGCGCTACATGTCAATGGCAAAAAGTAAGTTATAAATATACTGCTACAACATCTGGTACCGCAACAATTAAAATTTCTGAAATTTCAAGAGCTGATGCAGGAAATGATTTTGCAATGGATGATATTTCTTTTGGTGCTCCCGGAAGGCAGAAACACACAGTTACAATTGATGTTACTGACTGTGATGACCTAAATGCAACTACGTTATGTAATGCAGGAGAATTGACACTTGAAGCAACTTCGTCAAATGGCTTCTTCACAAAGTGGACACATACCGACAATGGAGGGGTTACAAGCTCAACTACAATTGATAAACCTAATGATGCCATAACAACGGCTGAGCCGGTAGCAACTACAGATAGATATACCGCCGAGTTCAAATTTGTTCGTGGTAATCAGATAGGCAATCCGGATTATTCGCTCACGACAAAAAACGGGAGCAATATGACTGACAGAACAAACCTGCCTGGAACATACGGTCTAAGCAATGGTGAGTATATAATCGGGAAAAATCCTTCTGCATTTTCCAATACACAGGATAAAATTTATACTTCTGTCTCAGACCATACTACAGGCAGCGCAAGCTCATTTGACTATTTCTCCGGTAGTGGAGTATATTCTGCTGGCCATGAGATAGTATTTAGTCAGACGATAGCAGTTACAAATGGAGAGGAATATGGATTTTCTGTTTGGCTGGCAAATATTCATAATGAATTTACAAAAGCAAATCCTGACACATCCAATAATGCTAAAACTACTAAACTAGATCTATATGTAGGTGGAATTCCGGTTAAAAGATTTACACTTCCTCTAAACACCTCATGGAATAACTTTGGTTATAATTTTATAGCTGCAATTACAGGAAACCTCACTGTTGAACTAAGAGTTCCAAATTTAAATCTTCAAAAAGCTGCTGCATTTGCAATGGATGATATTCAGATAGGAAAGGTGGATACTAAAATTATAGACGTATTGCCGGATCCGAATTGCACCCTTCCTGTCTCATACCTGTATGTCAATGTGGAGAGAAACGGTGCTCAGATTCACATGGAGTGGGCTACAGCGCAGGAAAAAGATGCGGATTTTTTTATCATTGAAAAATCAAAAGACGGAGTTAACTTTTCTGCTACAGGCACAATAAAGGCAAAGGGAAATAGTACTTCTGCAAATAAGTATATCTATTCTGAATCTGCTTCTGGAGACTATAACTATTATAGAATTAAGCAAACAGATCTGGATGGCAAATTTGAGTACAGCAAAATTTTCTTTGTTTCAGGTATAATTCATGATGATCTCATTGTTTATCCAAACCCAAGCTCGACATCCTTTACAATAAAGGCAAATAGTAATGAAGGAGAAACTCTTCTTATCAAAATTATCGATACCAAAGGATCAGAGTTAGCTAACTTTGCTCAACAGGCAAACGAGTCAATAACAATTGGATCAGATTTTCTTCCTGGAGTTTACATATTAGAAGTACTGGGAGGAACTCAGTTGTGGAGAAAACGAATAGTTAAGCAATAG
- a CDS encoding T9SS type A sorting domain-containing protein, producing the protein MKYFKGGRCDYTSISNASKNSLNLNLYPNPASDVLLISSAVSLVRESYAIVDYAGRIIDKGIIDNDMFELQLTGLKPGLYLIKIGEKTVKPFVINEL; encoded by the coding sequence GTGAAATATTTCAAAGGTGGACGATGTGATTATACCAGCATTTCAAATGCTTCTAAGAATAGTTTGAATTTAAATCTTTACCCTAATCCTGCTTCTGATGTATTATTAATTTCTTCTGCAGTATCACTAGTTCGCGAATCTTATGCTATCGTCGACTATGCTGGAAGGATTATTGACAAGGGGATTATTGACAATGATATGTTTGAGTTGCAATTAACTGGTCTAAAACCTGGTTTATATCTTATAAAGATTGGAGAAAAAACAGTTAAGCCTTTCGTTATTAATGAATTGTGA
- a CDS encoding glycosyl hydrolase family 8, protein MKHIYLFSLLFLLSLNGIKAANIFSNPGFESGQDWWGSQVTDGSATVDYNSSDAHSGNYSAHFNVLTPGDNNWNIQLNTPSNWAAEKGAKYIISFYAKADKDVSIHLAAQDGPPFYNYRTGSNYTLNSDWKLIEMVYTSDAEGEGALRFNIFVGASAANYYFDDFNLEIIPEVELGTPVPPTQGAYYTDLYRNMFKEMGKSETAIDNKVEAAFQQLFYGSSTSEALYFETGSDMAYIDAISSKDIRSEGMSYGMMIAVQLDKKEEFDKLWKFAKTYMQHKTGPRAGYFAWQVDASTFEILDPNSASDGEEYFATALFFAAHRWGNGEGIFNYEAEAQQLLSDMINLETRNGGVVNQLTNMFNKTNKQVVFVPEGGNADFTDPSYHLPAFYKLWSLWASTDNQFWADAADSSKLFLLKAMHPNTGLVTDYMTFDGQPYTVSWNSNAGNFAYDSWRVISNIAMDAHWFGNSWHSAQVDKLLTFFNSYGSNYNALYHQDGTPTENTHAASGLYAMNGAGTLASNNAIAWDFVDKLYNQAVPTGEYRYYDGLLHILALLHASGKFKIWKPETVTSNVNALSSTVKLMIYPNPSPSGKINLSSDIVQEGSFEIRDISGRTLHSGIMENGKAEVSVTTLKEGIYFVNIKDAKNIFTEKVIIK, encoded by the coding sequence ATGAAACACATCTACCTGTTTAGTCTTTTGTTTCTGTTATCATTAAACGGAATAAAAGCAGCAAACATTTTTTCTAACCCAGGCTTTGAAAGCGGCCAGGACTGGTGGGGATCCCAAGTAACTGACGGGTCTGCCACTGTAGACTACAACTCATCTGATGCACACAGCGGAAATTATTCAGCACACTTCAATGTTTTAACACCTGGTGACAATAACTGGAACATTCAGCTTAATACACCAAGTAATTGGGCTGCAGAAAAAGGGGCAAAGTACATCATTAGCTTTTATGCCAAAGCTGATAAGGATGTTTCCATCCACCTGGCCGCTCAGGATGGACCTCCATTTTATAATTATAGAACTGGATCTAACTATACGCTTAACTCTGACTGGAAGTTAATCGAGATGGTTTATACATCAGATGCAGAGGGTGAAGGCGCATTACGTTTTAATATTTTTGTAGGGGCATCAGCAGCAAATTATTACTTTGATGATTTCAATCTGGAAATCATTCCTGAAGTTGAACTAGGCACGCCTGTTCCTCCAACTCAGGGAGCTTACTATACTGACCTATATAGAAATATGTTTAAGGAAATGGGTAAGTCAGAAACTGCAATAGATAATAAAGTTGAAGCAGCTTTTCAGCAGCTGTTTTATGGCAGCTCAACTTCAGAAGCTCTATATTTTGAAACAGGGAGCGATATGGCTTATATAGATGCTATATCCAGTAAAGATATCCGTTCAGAAGGGATGTCTTATGGAATGATGATCGCTGTTCAGCTTGACAAAAAAGAAGAGTTTGACAAACTATGGAAATTTGCTAAAACATATATGCAACATAAAACCGGTCCTAGAGCAGGATATTTTGCATGGCAGGTAGATGCTTCTACTTTTGAAATCTTGGATCCGAACAGCGCTTCGGATGGTGAAGAATATTTTGCTACCGCTTTGTTCTTTGCTGCACACAGATGGGGTAACGGGGAAGGCATTTTTAATTATGAGGCTGAAGCACAACAGCTTTTATCAGACATGATAAATCTGGAAACCAGAAATGGCGGGGTAGTTAACCAGCTTACCAATATGTTTAACAAAACAAATAAGCAGGTAGTTTTTGTACCAGAGGGAGGTAACGCAGATTTCACAGACCCTTCTTATCACTTGCCTGCATTTTATAAGCTTTGGTCTTTGTGGGCCAGCACTGATAATCAGTTCTGGGCAGATGCAGCCGATTCAAGCAAGCTGTTTCTTTTGAAGGCCATGCATCCTAATACCGGACTTGTGACTGATTATATGACCTTTGACGGCCAGCCTTATACAGTATCGTGGAACAGCAACGCAGGAAACTTTGCTTACGACTCCTGGAGAGTAATTTCTAACATTGCTATGGATGCCCACTGGTTTGGTAACTCCTGGCATTCAGCTCAGGTTGATAAACTTTTGACCTTCTTTAATTCATATGGTTCCAACTATAATGCATTGTATCATCAGGATGGTACTCCAACAGAAAATACTCATGCCGCTTCCGGCTTATATGCCATGAATGGTGCAGGAACATTAGCCTCCAACAATGCAATTGCCTGGGATTTTGTAGACAAACTATATAATCAGGCTGTTCCCACCGGAGAATACAGATATTATGACGGTTTACTTCATATACTCGCCCTGTTACATGCTTCGGGTAAGTTTAAAATATGGAAGCCTGAAACTGTTACTTCAAATGTCAATGCTTTAAGTAGCACAGTTAAACTCATGATTTATCCGAATCCTTCTCCTTCAGGAAAGATTAACCTTTCTTCAGATATTGTTCAAGAGGGTAGTTTTGAAATCAGAGATATTTCCGGAAGGACTTTACATAGTGGAATTATGGAAAACGGTAAAGCTGAGGTTTCAGTTACGACTTTAAAGGAAGGGATTTACTTTGTGAATATAAAAGATGCAAAGAATATTTTTACAGAAAAAGTAATTATCAAGTAA
- a CDS encoding pectate lyase family protein yields MLKVGIVTLLLIALFSTFGLQLNAQVQDSEPCGYASLEGGTTGGAGGPVVVPTSFAELQLYASGPNPVIILIDREFKGPNVLRLGSNKTLFGVGTKGFFNQIGVSIQCQHNIIIRNLKFTMKGVPISNDGENKIAGFNFDPDCIAIQADDETVPETERKSSHIWIDHCEFYNEDPTLMTDYDRYDGLLDAKNNCQYITISWNYFHDHHKACLFGKGNSDDFDRKITMHHNKFENIGSRMPLMRFGKLHMFNNYTTRCLEGNGLNVRINSNAYLEKNYYEDVKKPVFGKLSEGGKALLKDNIFKNCDRMPAITLPNALSQGASSLSGSEEFETSNFSPPYQCASITFPVVDVPAKVNQYVGVGKLHAPAIVTGINNAAEDLSIHIYPNPTQGLINLNAKHFWTLTNLQGQVLIEGHSEVLDLNGYTSGMYFLKLDSKVVKIQKQ; encoded by the coding sequence ATGCTAAAAGTGGGAATAGTAACATTATTGCTGATTGCATTATTTTCAACCTTCGGGCTGCAATTGAATGCTCAGGTTCAGGATTCTGAACCTTGTGGCTATGCTTCTTTAGAAGGCGGGACTACAGGAGGGGCAGGAGGTCCGGTAGTTGTGCCTACGTCCTTTGCAGAACTGCAACTATATGCGTCAGGCCCTAATCCTGTTATCATTCTTATAGACCGTGAGTTTAAAGGTCCGAATGTATTAAGGTTAGGATCAAATAAAACACTCTTTGGAGTGGGGACTAAGGGATTCTTCAATCAAATAGGTGTGAGTATTCAATGTCAGCACAACATTATTATTCGTAATCTTAAGTTTACCATGAAAGGCGTTCCTATTTCTAATGATGGTGAGAATAAAATAGCGGGATTTAACTTTGATCCTGATTGTATCGCTATTCAGGCAGATGATGAGACAGTGCCCGAAACCGAACGTAAGTCAAGTCATATCTGGATAGATCACTGTGAATTCTACAATGAAGACCCGACTCTCATGACCGATTATGACCGATATGATGGGCTGCTTGACGCTAAGAATAACTGTCAGTACATCACTATATCATGGAACTACTTTCACGATCACCACAAGGCGTGTCTTTTCGGAAAGGGAAACTCCGACGATTTCGACAGGAAAATTACCATGCATCATAATAAGTTTGAGAATATAGGTTCCCGTATGCCCCTTATGAGGTTTGGCAAATTGCACATGTTCAATAACTATACTACGAGATGTTTGGAAGGTAATGGGCTTAATGTGAGAATTAATTCCAATGCATATCTTGAGAAGAATTATTACGAAGATGTTAAGAAGCCAGTCTTTGGGAAATTATCGGAAGGTGGAAAAGCTTTATTAAAAGATAATATTTTCAAAAACTGTGACCGAATGCCGGCTATTACATTGCCTAATGCTCTGTCACAAGGTGCGTCTTCATTGAGCGGTAGTGAAGAGTTTGAAACAAGTAACTTTTCCCCTCCTTATCAATGTGCTTCCATTACCTTCCCTGTGGTTGATGTGCCTGCAAAAGTAAATCAATACGTGGGAGTAGGGAAACTGCATGCTCCTGCTATAGTTACGGGTATAAACAATGCTGCAGAAGATCTCTCAATTCACATATATCCAAATCCAACACAAGGTTTAATAAACTTAAATGCAAAACATTTCTGGACCTTAACAAATCTGCAAGGCCAGGTGCTTATAGAAGGTCATTCAGAAGTATTAGATTTAAATGGTTATACATCAGGTATGTATTTTTTGAAACTAGATTCAAAAGTTGTTAAGATACAGAAACAATAG